One genomic window of Nitrosomonas sp. Is35 includes the following:
- a CDS encoding septal ring lytic transglycosylase RlpA family protein: MTNLYSRFHKAHHYLSARTAPGAGMASVMVLALLTACSTTPQYPGTIASKQKNKWVASLPDTGKGPGSAARKSGGYYLDDGPEDNPPADLHLVPDAVPKAEPLRQANMQPYVALGKNFKPMTELKSYKKRGIASWYGRRYHGNNTASGEVYDMYAMTAAHPTLPLPSYARVTNLDNGKSVIVRLNDRGPFLSDRLIDLSYTAAYKLGILAGGSGRVEVESIVPEGSAALASAKPSASLSAADSDAVMNMFYLQLGAFGSSDNAHNFLTQVRQKLPSLKDAVSITKNNGLYKIHAGPYPDQTVAKLAANTISQQLAITPVLVTD, encoded by the coding sequence ATGACAAACCTGTATTCAAGATTTCACAAGGCGCATCACTATTTGTCCGCAAGAACCGCGCCGGGCGCTGGAATGGCCTCGGTGATGGTGTTAGCGTTATTGACCGCTTGCAGCACTACACCGCAATATCCCGGCACTATCGCATCGAAGCAAAAAAACAAATGGGTTGCGTCTCTACCGGATACCGGCAAGGGCCCCGGTTCAGCCGCCAGAAAAAGCGGAGGATATTATCTGGACGATGGTCCGGAGGATAATCCCCCGGCTGACTTGCATCTGGTTCCGGATGCGGTGCCCAAGGCCGAACCGTTGCGGCAGGCCAATATGCAGCCTTATGTTGCCTTGGGAAAGAATTTCAAACCGATGACGGAATTGAAGTCGTATAAAAAACGCGGAATCGCTTCCTGGTATGGCCGCCGTTACCATGGCAATAATACCGCCTCGGGTGAAGTCTACGATATGTATGCCATGACCGCGGCGCATCCTACCTTGCCTTTGCCCAGTTATGCCCGGGTGACCAATCTGGATAATGGCAAATCCGTGATCGTGCGTTTGAATGATCGCGGACCGTTTTTGTCCGACCGCTTGATCGATTTATCGTATACCGCAGCCTATAAATTGGGCATTCTGGCGGGTGGCAGCGGCCGTGTTGAAGTCGAAAGCATCGTGCCGGAAGGTTCGGCCGCATTGGCCAGCGCCAAACCGTCGGCATCGCTGTCCGCAGCCGATAGCGATGCGGTGATGAATATGTTTTACTTGCAATTGGGTGCATTCGGCTCATCCGATAACGCGCATAATTTTCTCACGCAAGTCCGGCAGAAGCTTCCATCGCTCAAGGACGCCGTCAGTATTACAAAAAATAACGGCTTGTATAAAATTCACGCCGGTCCTTATCCCGACCAAACGGTTGCGAAACTGGCAGCCAACACCATCAGCCAGCAACTGGCGATAACACCCGTACTGGTGACCGACTAA
- a CDS encoding urea amidolyase associated protein UAAP2, which produces MNTSTLFVSHLDPSHAVINEICPAGEPWVKGIKHGQTFRIVDLEGNQAVDTLFYNAHDAQERYSATDTVSRQNKLYLTSGSKLYSNSGNVMLTITADTCGRHDTLGGACAAESNTVRYALEKLPMHSCRDNFLHALAHDPLCQQLGMSKRDLPSNINFFMNVPVTETGELEFADGVSAPGKYVEMRAEMDVVVLISNCPQLNNPCNAYNPTPIRLLIWD; this is translated from the coding sequence ATGAATACCTCTACTCTATTTGTAAGCCATCTCGATCCCAGCCATGCGGTGATCAATGAAATCTGCCCGGCCGGTGAACCGTGGGTCAAAGGAATCAAACACGGACAAACCTTCCGTATTGTCGATCTAGAAGGCAACCAAGCGGTCGACACGCTGTTCTATAACGCGCACGACGCGCAAGAACGCTACAGCGCAACCGATACCGTCAGCCGACAGAATAAACTATACCTGACTTCCGGCAGCAAGCTGTATTCCAATTCCGGCAATGTCATGCTGACCATCACCGCCGATACCTGCGGGCGGCACGACACATTGGGCGGCGCTTGCGCGGCGGAAAGCAACACCGTGCGCTATGCCTTGGAAAAATTACCGATGCACAGTTGTCGCGACAATTTTCTGCACGCCCTGGCGCATGATCCGCTGTGCCAGCAATTGGGCATGAGTAAACGCGACCTGCCCAGCAACATCAACTTCTTCATGAACGTGCCGGTCACGGAAACGGGCGAATTGGAGTTTGCCGATGGTGTTTCGGCCCCCGGCAAGTATGTCGAAATGCGCGCGGAAATGGATGTCGTGGTATTGATCTCGAATTGTCCGCAGCTGAACAATCCGTGCAATGCCTATAATCCGACACCGATACGTTTACTGATTTGGGATTAA
- a CDS encoding PAS domain S-box protein — MNSDGFVPKDPLDCDTAIPASIVLSEKQLRELFDDTKDLIQSVAPDGRLLFVNRAWREALGYTAGEVATLTIFNIVHPSHHVQCQEFIQRIMAGENTGLIEIPFQTKDGQTIMVEGNVSLYVADGQPVATRGIFRNITGRKAAEAESLALKQNLEHTVIQRTVELQASEKRFRNLVTSIPGAVYEFCVDAAGCRSLPFMSEGIADLIGRTAAECMADVEILFQMIPGHAVPALEKSIRDSMEKLIPWFYEFPVQTSFGEKWLRGHSIPQREADGNTRWQGVFVDITRQKQMEIALRNNEQLFRSLTEASSVGIFRTDAAGKCLYVNERWCHMTGLDASAAAGHGWIAAIHPEDRERVIAEWNEAVQWQQPFMCEYRSQTKEQTTAWILGQAQAERDQNGDVRGFVGTITDISDLKMKEAELAESRNLLKTIVDTVPVRIFWKDKQSCYLGCNPIFARDAGMASPQEIIGKVDYDLSWTKEQADHYRNDDKRVISSGTSMLYYEEPLNNAAGEKLWIETSKVPLLSTQEEIIGVLGIYQDISKQKQASDSMRLAAAIYQSSNEAIMVMDENNRIIQVNPAFTRMTGYEMADVLGKDPAMFRSNRHDEAFYQEMKRKLLDESHWQGEIWDLRKDGSIYAKWLNISVIRHPSGHVHYYVSQFSDITEKKKKDEIILFQANYDPLTGLPNRNLFKELLDQEIKKSQRGKSPLSLLLMDLDHFKDINDTLGHDKGDELLREVASRIKSCASKTDIVARLGGDEFAIILSKCGDNKAAETIAQQITQKLNKPFKLRHNRADHYISTSIGIVFYPQDGADRKSLMKHADQAMYAAKLEGRNRFCYFTPSMQQAAHEKMLLMQDLRQAIVKNELRVYYQPILELSSERIVKAEALLRWNHSKRGMISPAIFIPLAEESGLILEIGEMVFRESIDLIDQWRKRLGYIIQISVNISPVQFKHMNDYRWLDSLIQLGLPGDCINVEITEGLLLKDSAVVQQNLLELRNNGIEVSIDDFGTGFSSLSYLKKFDIDFLKIDYSFVHQLMGNATDRALVEAIIVMAHKLDIKTIAEGVETEAQQDLLTHFGCDYVQGFLYSVPVPQQEFEQLLIDQENRKKA, encoded by the coding sequence ATGAATAGTGATGGTTTTGTTCCGAAGGATCCTTTAGATTGTGATACAGCAATTCCCGCTTCGATTGTTCTGAGTGAAAAACAGTTGAGAGAATTGTTCGATGATACGAAAGATTTAATTCAGAGTGTTGCACCGGATGGCCGTCTTCTTTTTGTCAATCGCGCCTGGCGCGAAGCGCTCGGTTATACAGCCGGCGAAGTGGCAACATTGACTATCTTCAATATCGTTCATCCCAGCCACCATGTGCAGTGTCAGGAATTCATTCAGCGGATCATGGCGGGAGAAAATACCGGATTGATTGAGATCCCTTTTCAGACTAAGGATGGGCAAACCATCATGGTCGAAGGCAATGTCAGCTTGTACGTTGCAGATGGTCAGCCGGTTGCGACGCGCGGCATTTTCCGGAATATTACCGGACGCAAGGCGGCCGAAGCGGAAAGCCTGGCGCTGAAGCAAAATCTCGAACACACTGTAATTCAGCGGACTGTCGAGCTGCAAGCCAGTGAAAAGCGTTTCCGTAATTTGGTCACCAGCATACCGGGCGCAGTGTATGAATTTTGTGTCGATGCCGCCGGATGCCGTTCACTTCCCTTCATGAGTGAAGGCATTGCCGATTTGATTGGGCGCACTGCGGCTGAATGCATGGCGGATGTTGAAATTTTGTTTCAAATGATACCCGGCCATGCGGTACCGGCTTTGGAAAAATCCATCCGGGATTCCATGGAAAAGCTGATCCCCTGGTTTTATGAGTTTCCCGTGCAAACTTCGTTCGGAGAGAAATGGTTGCGTGGTCATTCGATACCGCAGCGCGAGGCGGATGGCAATACGCGCTGGCAGGGTGTCTTTGTCGATATTACCCGGCAAAAACAGATGGAAATCGCGCTGCGCAATAATGAGCAGCTTTTCCGCAGTTTGACCGAAGCCTCGTCAGTCGGCATCTTTCGCACCGATGCGGCGGGTAAATGTTTATATGTGAATGAACGCTGGTGCCATATGACCGGTCTGGATGCCAGTGCAGCGGCAGGTCATGGATGGATTGCAGCCATTCATCCGGAGGACCGGGAAAGAGTCATCGCGGAATGGAATGAAGCAGTGCAGTGGCAACAGCCGTTTATGTGCGAATATCGTTCTCAAACTAAAGAACAAACAACGGCCTGGATTCTGGGGCAAGCACAGGCGGAACGCGATCAGAATGGCGATGTGCGGGGGTTCGTCGGCACAATTACCGATATTTCCGACCTGAAAATGAAGGAAGCCGAACTGGCGGAATCGCGCAATCTGCTGAAAACGATCGTCGATACGGTTCCGGTACGGATTTTCTGGAAGGATAAGCAGTCGTGTTACCTCGGTTGCAATCCTATTTTTGCGCGAGATGCCGGGATGGCATCACCGCAGGAGATTATCGGTAAAGTTGATTACGATCTGAGCTGGACAAAGGAACAAGCCGACCACTACCGTAATGACGACAAGCGGGTGATCAGTTCGGGAACATCCATGCTGTATTACGAAGAACCCTTGAATAATGCCGCCGGTGAAAAGCTTTGGATAGAGACTTCCAAAGTGCCGCTGCTCAGTACCCAGGAGGAAATCATCGGCGTGCTCGGAATTTATCAGGATATTTCCAAGCAAAAGCAGGCGAGTGACTCGATGCGCCTAGCGGCCGCGATTTATCAGTCGAGCAATGAGGCCATTATGGTCATGGATGAGAACAACCGGATTATTCAGGTTAATCCCGCCTTTACCCGCATGACCGGCTACGAGATGGCGGATGTGCTGGGTAAAGATCCGGCCATGTTCCGCTCAAACCGGCACGATGAAGCCTTTTATCAGGAAATGAAGCGCAAGCTTCTGGATGAGAGCCATTGGCAGGGGGAAATCTGGGATCTGCGCAAGGATGGCTCGATTTATGCCAAATGGCTCAATATCAGTGTGATCCGTCATCCATCCGGGCATGTTCATTATTACGTTTCGCAGTTTTCCGATATCACTGAGAAAAAGAAAAAAGACGAAATCATTCTGTTTCAAGCTAATTACGATCCATTAACCGGATTGCCCAACCGTAATTTGTTTAAGGAACTGCTGGATCAGGAAATCAAGAAGTCGCAGCGCGGCAAATCACCGTTGTCGTTATTACTGATGGACTTGGATCATTTCAAGGATATCAACGATACGCTGGGGCATGACAAAGGGGATGAACTGCTGAGAGAAGTGGCTTCGCGCATTAAATCCTGTGCCAGTAAAACCGATATCGTTGCCCGTTTGGGCGGGGATGAATTTGCGATTATTCTGTCGAAGTGCGGCGACAATAAGGCGGCGGAAACGATCGCGCAGCAGATTACACAGAAACTGAACAAACCTTTTAAACTCCGGCATAACCGGGCTGATCATTACATTTCCACCAGTATCGGTATCGTTTTTTATCCGCAAGACGGCGCCGACCGGAAAAGCCTGATGAAGCATGCGGACCAGGCGATGTACGCAGCGAAACTGGAAGGGCGTAACCGTTTTTGCTACTTCACCCCTTCCATGCAACAAGCGGCACATGAAAAAATGCTGTTGATGCAAGATTTGCGGCAGGCCATCGTCAAGAACGAACTGCGTGTTTATTATCAGCCGATCCTGGAGTTGTCCAGCGAACGCATCGTCAAGGCCGAAGCGCTGCTGCGCTGGAATCATTCGAAACGAGGCATGATCAGTCCGGCTATCTTCATCCCGCTGGCGGAGGAAAGTGGTCTCATCCTGGAAATCGGCGAAATGGTATTCCGGGAATCGATCGATCTAATCGATCAATGGCGGAAAAGGCTGGGTTATATCATACAAATCAGTGTGAATATTTCGCCGGTTCAGTTCAAACACATGAACGATTACCGCTGGCTCGACAGTCTGATCCAGCTGGGACTGCCCGGCGACTGCATCAACGTGGAAATTACCGAAGGCTTGTTGTTAAAGGATTCCGCCGTGGTGCAGCAGAATTTGCTGGAACTTCGCAATAATGGTATTGAAGTCTCCATCGATGATTTCGGCACCGGGTTTTCCTCGTTATCTTATCTGAAAAAATTCGATATCGATTTTCTTAAAATCGACTACTCCTTTGTGCATCAGTTAATGGGCAATGCAACCGACCGTGCGCTGGTGGAGGCTATCATCGTCATGGCGCATAAACTGGATATCAAAACCATCGCGGAAGGAGTTGAAACCGAAGCGCAGCAGGATCTGCTGACGCATTTCGGCTGCGATTATGTGCAGGGCTTTCTTTATTCGGTCCCGGTTCCCCAGCAAGAATTTGAACAATTATTGATCGACCAGGAAAACCGCAAAAAAGCGTAA
- the uca gene encoding urea carboxylase yields MFNKVLIANRGAIACRIIRTLRRMNVTSIAVYTEADALSRHVNEADEAYCIGDGIAADSYLRTDKILAIAQQSGAQAIHPGYGFLSENADFAGQCAAHGICFIGPTPQQMRAFGLKHTARALALENQVPLLPGTGLLANLDDACHQAKHIGYPVMLKSTAGGGGIGMRLCWNQDELSGAYESVKNLAQNNFKDAGLFLEKFVDQARHIEVQIFGDGNGQVVALGERDCSMQRRNQKVIEETPAPHLAPPLRQALLDTAVRLGKAVNYQSAGTVEYIFDAANGQFYFLEVNTRLQVEHGVTEEVTGIDLVEWMVRQAAGDLPPLDSFTIEPRGVSIQARVYAENPAKDFQPSSGTLTAAEFPAAARVETWVERGIDVSAFYDPMLAKIIVHAPDREKAIARLQAALESSSLQGIETNLDYLQQILGSVQFRNGQYTTGFLNGFHYRAHTLDVLVPGVQTTVQDYPGRLGYWQIGVPPSGPMDALAFRLANRLVNNSTDKAALEITLTGPTLRFNSDCLIAVTGATIEVYLDSEPLPLWQSHEIKAGAILQFGKIKNQGCRAYLAMQGGFQVPDYLGSKSTFTLGQFGGHAGRALRAGDVLHIAAEYEPAQTVLAAELIPCYTHQWEIGVLYGPHAAPDFFTDADIETFFNTDWKVHHNSSRTGVRLLGPKPQWARSDGGEAGLHPSNIHDTAYAIGAVDFTGDMPIILGPDGPSLGGFVCPVTVAHAELWKVGQLRPGDQIRFRPLTMEQAQTLEKQQNESIRLLRSPPALASSGAIATLPSPILHQIAESPQQMAVTYRQSGDRNLLVEYGPMVLDLDLRFRAHALMEWLQHANLPGIIDLTPGIRSLQIHFDAQILPRDSLLQTLLAAEQSLPDSASMSVPSRIVHLPLSWDDAATRLAIEKYMQSVRNDAPWCPSNIEFIRRINGLDSIEAVHRIVFDASYLILGLGDVYLGAPVAIPADPRHRLVTTKYNPARTWTPENAVGIGGAYLCIYGMEGPGGYQFVGRTLPVWNRYRQTADFKDGKPWLLRFFDQIRFYPVSESELLKLRKDFIRGQFQLRVEETTFSLQQHHLFLQQNQAAIHDFKTRQQAAFEAERERWSINGQMEFASESDLDEADAQSELDLPEGSHAIASPVTGTVWKILAQEGQQVKAGDVLIVIEAMKMEIAVEAPLSGTVERILCRQGDGVSAGQLLAALKKTAP; encoded by the coding sequence ATGTTCAATAAAGTGCTCATCGCCAACCGTGGCGCCATTGCTTGCCGCATCATCCGCACGCTGCGCCGCATGAACGTCACCAGCATCGCGGTATACACCGAAGCCGATGCATTATCGCGGCATGTCAATGAGGCCGATGAAGCTTATTGCATCGGTGACGGTATCGCGGCCGACAGTTACCTGCGCACCGATAAGATCCTGGCCATCGCGCAGCAATCCGGCGCGCAGGCCATTCATCCCGGTTACGGGTTTCTCAGCGAAAACGCCGATTTTGCCGGGCAATGCGCGGCGCACGGCATTTGTTTCATCGGTCCGACACCGCAGCAAATGCGCGCGTTCGGCCTGAAACACACAGCCCGTGCGCTGGCGCTCGAAAATCAGGTACCGCTGCTGCCTGGCACCGGTTTGCTGGCGAATCTCGACGACGCCTGCCATCAAGCCAAGCACATCGGCTATCCGGTGATGCTGAAAAGCACCGCCGGTGGCGGCGGTATCGGCATGCGTTTGTGCTGGAACCAGGATGAACTGAGCGGTGCTTATGAATCGGTCAAGAATCTCGCGCAAAATAATTTCAAGGATGCCGGTTTGTTTCTGGAAAAATTTGTCGATCAGGCACGCCACATCGAAGTACAAATCTTCGGCGACGGTAACGGCCAAGTCGTCGCATTGGGCGAACGCGACTGTTCCATGCAACGGCGCAACCAGAAAGTCATCGAGGAAACACCCGCGCCCCATCTCGCACCGCCACTGCGCCAAGCATTGCTGGACACGGCGGTGCGTCTCGGCAAAGCGGTCAATTATCAATCCGCTGGCACGGTGGAATATATTTTTGACGCCGCCAATGGCCAATTCTATTTTCTCGAGGTCAACACGCGCTTGCAGGTGGAACATGGCGTGACCGAGGAAGTGACCGGCATTGACCTGGTGGAATGGATGGTACGGCAAGCTGCGGGCGATTTGCCGCCGCTCGATTCCTTCACCATCGAACCCCGTGGCGTATCGATTCAGGCGCGGGTTTACGCCGAAAATCCGGCCAAAGACTTTCAACCTTCCAGCGGCACACTCACGGCGGCGGAATTTCCCGCAGCGGCGCGCGTTGAAACCTGGGTCGAGCGCGGCATCGATGTATCCGCGTTTTACGATCCGATGCTGGCGAAGATCATTGTGCACGCGCCGGACCGGGAAAAAGCCATCGCACGGTTGCAGGCTGCATTGGAAAGCAGTTCGTTGCAAGGCATCGAAACCAATCTGGATTACTTGCAGCAAATTCTCGGCAGCGTGCAATTTCGCAACGGGCAATACACCACCGGCTTTCTCAATGGATTTCACTATCGCGCGCATACCTTGGACGTTTTAGTCCCTGGCGTGCAAACCACTGTGCAGGATTACCCCGGACGGCTCGGCTACTGGCAAATCGGTGTGCCGCCCTCCGGGCCGATGGATGCGCTCGCTTTCCGCTTGGCCAACCGGCTGGTTAATAATTCCACAGACAAAGCAGCGCTGGAAATCACATTGACCGGCCCAACGTTGCGTTTCAACAGCGATTGCCTCATCGCCGTGACCGGCGCAACGATCGAAGTCTATCTGGACAGCGAGCCGCTGCCCTTATGGCAATCGCACGAAATCAAAGCCGGAGCCATTCTGCAATTCGGCAAGATCAAGAATCAGGGTTGCCGGGCATACCTCGCGATGCAAGGCGGATTTCAAGTCCCGGATTATCTGGGCAGCAAATCGACTTTCACGCTAGGGCAATTCGGCGGCCATGCCGGGCGTGCGCTGCGGGCGGGCGATGTGCTGCACATCGCGGCGGAATATGAACCGGCGCAAACCGTGCTGGCAGCGGAATTGATCCCTTGCTACACGCATCAATGGGAAATCGGTGTGTTGTACGGCCCGCACGCCGCGCCCGATTTTTTCACTGATGCGGATATTGAAACGTTCTTCAACACGGATTGGAAAGTGCATCACAATTCCAGCCGCACCGGTGTGCGCTTGCTCGGCCCGAAACCGCAGTGGGCGCGTAGCGACGGCGGCGAGGCCGGTTTGCATCCGTCTAATATTCACGATACGGCGTACGCCATCGGCGCGGTCGATTTTACCGGCGACATGCCGATCATTCTGGGGCCGGACGGCCCGAGTCTGGGCGGTTTCGTTTGTCCCGTAACCGTGGCTCATGCTGAATTATGGAAGGTCGGACAACTCAGACCGGGCGACCAGATCCGTTTCCGCCCGCTGACCATGGAACAAGCACAAACGCTGGAAAAACAGCAGAACGAATCGATCCGGTTGTTGCGTTCGCCGCCCGCATTAGCATCCAGCGGTGCGATTGCAACGTTGCCGAGCCCGATTCTGCATCAGATCGCGGAAAGCCCGCAGCAAATGGCAGTGACGTACCGCCAATCCGGCGATCGTAACTTGCTGGTGGAATATGGCCCGATGGTGCTCGATCTGGATTTGCGTTTTCGCGCGCATGCCTTGATGGAATGGCTGCAACACGCCAATTTGCCCGGCATTATCGATCTGACGCCGGGAATCCGTTCGCTGCAAATTCATTTCGACGCGCAAATTCTGCCGCGCGACAGCCTGCTGCAAACCTTGCTCGCCGCGGAACAATCGCTGCCGGACAGCGCCAGCATGTCGGTGCCATCGCGTATTGTGCACCTGCCGCTATCTTGGGACGATGCGGCGACACGCTTGGCGATCGAGAAATACATGCAATCGGTGCGCAACGATGCGCCGTGGTGTCCGAGCAATATCGAATTCATCCGCCGTATCAATGGACTGGATAGTATCGAAGCGGTGCATCGGATCGTGTTTGACGCCAGTTACTTGATTCTAGGCTTGGGCGATGTGTATTTGGGCGCGCCGGTCGCGATACCGGCCGATCCGCGGCATCGCCTGGTCACCACCAAGTACAATCCGGCGCGCACCTGGACGCCGGAAAATGCCGTGGGTATCGGCGGCGCGTATTTGTGCATTTACGGCATGGAAGGCCCGGGCGGTTATCAATTCGTCGGACGCACGCTGCCAGTGTGGAACCGCTACCGTCAAACCGCCGACTTTAAAGATGGCAAACCTTGGCTGCTGCGTTTCTTCGACCAGATCCGTTTTTATCCGGTCAGCGAAAGCGAGCTGCTGAAACTGCGCAAGGATTTTATCCGCGGGCAATTTCAACTGCGCGTTGAAGAAACCACGTTCAGTTTGCAGCAACATCACCTGTTTCTGCAACAAAACCAAGCGGCAATCCATGACTTCAAAACCCGGCAGCAAGCCGCCTTTGAAGCCGAGCGCGAGCGCTGGAGCATCAACGGGCAAATGGAGTTCGCCAGCGAATCGGATCTCGACGAAGCCGATGCGCAAAGCGAGCTGGATTTACCCGAGGGCAGTCACGCCATCGCCTCGCCAGTCACCGGCACCGTGTGGAAAATACTGGCCCAGGAAGGCCAGCAGGTTAAGGCTGGTGATGTGTTGATCGTCATCGAAGCGATGAAAATGGAAATTGCCGTGGAAGCTCCGCTCAGCGGCACCGTCGAACGCATTCTGTGCCGCCAGGGGGATGGTGTCTCCGCCGGGCAATTGCTCGCCGCACTGAAGAAGACTGCGCCATGA
- a CDS encoding thiopurine S-methyltransferase, with protein MIDDNPQEHSRKTYWLERWERNDTGFHQNGTNPYLLEFWHTLQLSRDSTVFVPLCGKSQDMLWLRQQGHAVRGVELSATAAQAFFSENALTAQSHAHGRFTRWEADDIAILCGDFFDLSTEDMCNVSAVYDRAAFIALPPDLRKRYVEHLLRIVPANTQILLITLDYPQYEMNGPPFAVSLHEVTTLFRAHAGITLLSQHNVLAQNPRFRERGVSRLEESTVLLKTFAR; from the coding sequence ATGATTGACGATAATCCGCAAGAACACAGCAGAAAAACATATTGGCTGGAACGGTGGGAGCGGAATGACACCGGTTTTCATCAGAACGGGACCAATCCGTATTTGCTTGAGTTCTGGCACACGTTGCAATTGAGTCGTGACAGTACCGTCTTCGTGCCGCTGTGCGGCAAGAGTCAGGATATGCTGTGGCTGCGTCAACAGGGACATGCGGTGCGGGGTGTCGAGTTAAGCGCCACGGCGGCGCAGGCATTTTTCAGCGAAAACGCTTTGACAGCCCAGAGCCATGCGCATGGCCGCTTCACGCGCTGGGAAGCGGATGATATCGCTATTTTGTGCGGCGATTTTTTCGATCTGAGTACAGAAGACATGTGCAATGTCAGCGCCGTATACGACCGCGCCGCGTTCATCGCGTTACCGCCCGATCTGCGTAAACGTTATGTGGAGCATCTTCTGCGGATTGTTCCGGCAAATACGCAAATCCTGCTCATCACACTCGACTATCCGCAGTATGAAATGAACGGCCCGCCCTTTGCGGTATCCTTGCATGAAGTAACCACGCTGTTCCGGGCGCATGCCGGAATTACCCTGCTGTCGCAGCACAATGTGCTGGCACAAAATCCGCGTTTCCGGGAGCGCGGAGTCAGCCGCTTGGAGGAAAGCACGGTTCTGCTGAAAACATTCGCGCGGTGA
- the rodA gene encoding rod shape-determining protein RodA, whose translation MDDIKKIWHFLTRYIDSFLLIGLLTLMAVGLIVLYSATGANMARVSNQVINMLIALVIMWLVANIPLQQIMRLALPMYILGLVLLVGVALFGEINNGARRWLNIGVTRIQPSELMKIAIPLMMAWYFDKHEITLRLKDYIGATVLLLLPVLLILRQPDLGTAILIASSGFYVLFLAGLSWRIIIGLMVAVAGSLPVFWTVMHDYQRRRIITLLDPSQDPLGAGYHTIQSSIAIGSGGIVGKGWQNGTQTQLDFLPEQSTDFIFAVFSEEFGLMGNTVLLLLYLLVIGRCLVITANASTQFTRLIAGSITLTFCTYIFVNMGMVSGILPIVGVPLPLISYGGTSMVTMLLGFGILMSIQTHPKLVKT comes from the coding sequence ATGGACGACATTAAAAAAATCTGGCACTTTCTGACACGCTATATCGATAGTTTTTTGCTGATCGGGCTGCTGACATTGATGGCTGTCGGATTGATCGTGCTCTACAGCGCTACCGGAGCGAATATGGCCAGAGTCAGCAATCAAGTGATCAATATGCTGATTGCGCTAGTGATCATGTGGCTGGTTGCGAATATTCCGTTGCAGCAGATTATGCGGCTGGCTTTGCCCATGTATATCCTCGGGCTGGTTTTACTGGTCGGCGTGGCTTTGTTCGGTGAAATCAACAATGGCGCGAGACGCTGGTTGAACATCGGCGTGACACGCATTCAGCCGTCCGAATTGATGAAAATCGCTATACCGCTGATGATGGCCTGGTATTTCGACAAGCATGAGATCACGTTGCGTCTGAAAGACTATATCGGCGCGACGGTGCTGCTATTATTGCCGGTTTTGCTGATTCTGCGGCAGCCTGATCTCGGCACCGCCATTCTGATTGCCTCGAGCGGTTTTTACGTGCTGTTTCTGGCGGGGTTGTCGTGGCGCATCATTATCGGATTAATGGTGGCGGTGGCGGGCAGTTTGCCGGTATTCTGGACGGTCATGCATGATTATCAGCGGCGGCGCATTATCACGCTGCTTGATCCTTCACAGGATCCGCTCGGTGCGGGGTATCACACCATACAATCTTCCATCGCCATCGGTTCCGGCGGGATTGTGGGCAAAGGGTGGCAGAACGGCACGCAGACGCAATTGGATTTTCTGCCGGAACAGAGCACTGATTTTATCTTTGCGGTTTTTTCCGAAGAGTTCGGATTGATGGGGAATACGGTATTGCTGCTGCTGTATTTATTGGTGATCGGCCGGTGCCTGGTGATTACCGCCAATGCCTCGACACAGTTTACGCGCTTGATTGCCGGTTCAATTACACTGACTTTCTGTACTTATATCTTCGTTAACATGGGCATGGTTAGTGGTATCCTTCCGATCGTCGGTGTTCCGCTGCCATTGATCAGCTATGGCGGCACGTCGATGGTGACAATGTTGCTTGGTTTTGGTATTTTGATGAGTATTCAGACGCATCCTAAACTTGTAAAGACATGA